From the Halichoerus grypus chromosome 3, mHalGry1.hap1.1, whole genome shotgun sequence genome, one window contains:
- the DEFB136 gene encoding defensin beta 136, with protein MRCSLSGLLFLLLISLPSGNGMFGNDGVEIRTCTALKGRCFFGCRVGWRWVAFCHNILSCCIKMKKNILPQANEP; from the exons AtgaggtgctctctctctggatTACTCTTCCTCCTGTTGATCTCACTGCCTTCAG ggaaTGGAATGTTTGGAAATGATGGAGTAGAAATTCGTACTTGCACTGCACTTAAAGGCAGGTGCTTCTTCGGTTGCAGAGTGGGATGGAGATGGGTAGCATTCTGTCACAACATATTGTCTTGttgcataaaaatgaagaaaaatatcctCCCTCAGGCAAATGAGCCATGA